A genomic region of Balaenoptera acutorostrata chromosome 4, mBalAcu1.1, whole genome shotgun sequence contains the following coding sequences:
- the LOC114235921 gene encoding DNA-directed RNA polymerases I, II, and III subunit RPABC5, which produces MIIPVHCFTCSRIVSNKWAACLGLLQAEYTQEDSLQCCVPLAHTDLTKKLLNYAPLQK; this is translated from the coding sequence ATGATCATACCTGTGCACTGCTTCACGTGTAGCAGGATCGTCAGCAACAAGTGGGCGGCCTGCCTGGGGCTGCTGCAAGCCGAGTACACCCAGGAAGACTCCCTGCAGTGCTGCGTGCCGCTGGCCCACACGGACCTGACCAAGAAGCTGCTCAATTATGCACCCCTGCAAAAGTGA